From a single Seriola aureovittata isolate HTS-2021-v1 ecotype China chromosome 18, ASM2101889v1, whole genome shotgun sequence genomic region:
- the LOC130186570 gene encoding uncharacterized protein LOC130186570: MKSWSMRVSPVLQLSVLLMGFCQAHRALATDDASTSQESGEVPVSQLRMLSLGLAHLLQGVEKNTEQLEQQGEQVAAELDGATRSLESLHKQSLKSGRTRRQVRRDLQILSARGDRVWTAVKDLQKGLEDLETEQRAMQHRMNQILQRVKSLTQPRSGGQTQLGVGFMRVIMDKQAQQLASLSSVVSAQDRLIDRRLQRIQHLEKQVSDSAPAALRADSDSNCV; encoded by the exons ATGAAATCCTGGAGTATGAGGGTGAGCCCGGTGTTGCAGCTGTCTGTTTTGCTGATGGGATTCTGTCAGGCCCATCGTGCCCTGGCAACAGATGACGCCTCCACATCACAGGAGTCAGGTGAGGTTCCAGTGTCCCAGCTGAGGATGCTCTCACTGGGACTGGCTCACCTGCTGCAGGGGGTGGAGAAGAACACcgagcagctggagcagcagggAGAGCAGGTGGCGGCAGAGCTGGACGGGGCCACCAGGAGTCTGGAGAGCCTTCATAAGCAGAGTTTAAAGTCAGGACGGACTCGCAGGCAG GTGAGGAGGGACCTGCAGATACTGAGTGCCCGGGGGGACAGGGTGTGGACGGCGGTCAAAGATCTGCAGAAGGGGCTGGAGGATctggagacagagcagagagccaTGCAGCACCGGATGAACCAGATCCTCCAAAGAGTGAAGAGCCTCACTCAGCCGAGGTCAGGAGGTCAGACTCAGCTCGGCGTTGGCTTCATgagg gttATCATGGATAAACAGGCCCAACAGCTTGCCAGTCTGAGCTCAGTGGTTTCAGCCCAGGACAGGCTGATCGACAGACGCCTGCAGCGCATTCAACATCTGGAGAAACAG gtgtCTGACAGCGCCCCAGCAGCACTGAGGGCAGATTCTGACTCCAACTGTGTCTGA
- the LOC130186584 gene encoding zinc finger protein 260-like isoform X1, which translates to MFSAETFQSHICAIMKALVEAGVTELSGLLEQHWANVMAAARYRSAPAAETVVKSEEEEEGEVTPPEQRQQLNTAITNQFALLMEALTKAAVEKILMILKVSMCEAQGGPAAEQRPGLNNKTQQTSKKPTGGRGARPKKQSETKICRQKRKKTEGGLQPAIRKEIYHMYYREEPQTEKATAAAESESVIEPADVATHRESNSGSLSKREALLTEPTSELAPGPSPVPAPEPSPVPAPGLAPVPAPEPSPVPAPEPASDVSEDDVIQEDRDTSTTASKIKKKKTTAPFKCPSCDKTFALKCLMDRHYLTHSKPHLCSECGKRFAGLRGLIAHSRRHTGEKLYKCSDCGTEFAYKSTFERHMRQHSLKRPNTHTCTLCENQFAGVLAFQRHRCCALKKTFVCSVCPETFECRKSLADHENLHSGDRDFVCESCGESFFSSSSLAIHRVTHIQKENCCEVLGLGCSDMSVLKNHLSKHTGEKLFICEVCGKGCSHRSALKHHMLTHTGERSYVCETCGKRCGHASALQNHMRIHTGKKPGQQPVCNVCGKKFRCTVNLKYHMSIHTGEKPYACDQCDKKFSNPSNLKLHMRIHSGEKMYGCNICSRRFTQSSSLKLHRRIHTGEKPYCCSVCGKGFIHSSDFKKHQRGHLPEEPGDGQSEKTAVKT; encoded by the exons ATGTTCAGCGCGGAGACGTTTCAGAGCCACATATGTGCTATAATGAAGGCTCTGGTGGAGGCTGGGGTGACGGAGCTCAGCGGACTTCTGGAGCAGCACTGGGCTAACGTCATGGCCGCCGCTCGGTACCGCTCTGCTCCGGCGGCAGAGACGGTGGTAAAGagcgaagaggaggaggagggagaagtgaCTCCACCggagcagagacagcagcttAATACAGCTATAACG AACCAGTTTGCATTGCTCATGGAAGCATTGACCAAAGCAGCAGTAGAGAAAATATTGATGATCTTGAAAGTGTCCATGTGTGAAGCTCAGGGTGGtcctgctgcagagcagagaccCGGACTGAACAACAAGACTCAACAGACAAGCAAGAAGCCGACAGGAGGGCGAGGGGCCAGGCCCAAAAAGC AATCAGAAACCAAAATTTGTCgtcagaagaggaagaaaacagagggaggacTTCAACCAGCGATAAGAAAGGAAATCTACCACATGTATTACCGAG aaGAGCCACAGACTGAgaaagcaacagcagcagctgagtcagAATCAGTGATCGAACCAG ctgaTGTGGCCACACATAGAGAGAGTAACTCTGGATCCCTGTCTAAACGTGAAGCCTTGTTAACTGAGCCCACGTCAGAGCTGGCCCCTGGGCCGTCCCCTGTGCCGGCCCCTGAGCCGTCCCCTGTGCCGGCCCCTGGGCTGGCCCCTGTGCCGGCCCCTGAGCCGTCCCCTGTGCCGGCCCCTGAGCCGGCCTCTGATGTCAGTGAGGACGATGTCATCCAGGAGGATAGAGACACTTCAACCACCGCATCCAAGATCAAAAAGAAGAAGACCACAGCGCCTTTCAAATGTCCTTCTTGTGACAAAACATTTGCTCTCAAGTGTTTGATGGACCGGCACTACCTGACTCACTCCAAGCCTCACCTCTGCTCCGAGTGTGGCAAACGTTTTGCCGGACTCCGGGGGCTCATCGCACATTCAAGACGCCACACTGGAGAGAAGCTTTACAAATGCTCGGACTGCGGGACAGAGTTTGCTTACAAGAGCACCTTCGAGAGACACATGCGTCAGCACAGCCTGAAGAGACCGAACACCCACACGTGCACGCTGTGTGAGAATCAGTTTGCCGGGGTGCTGGCGTTTCAGAGGCACAGGTGTTGTGCCCTGAAAAAGACATTTGTCTGCTCTGTTTGTCCAGAGACATTTGAGTGCAGAAAGAGTTTGGCAGATCATGAGAATCTACATTCAGGAGACAGAGATTTTGTCTGTGAAAGTTGCGGCGAGAGTTTCTTCTCGTCCTCATCCTTGGCCATTCACCGGGTGACTCACATCCAGAAGGAAAACTGCTGCGAAGTGCTCGGCCTCGGATGCAGCGACATGAGCGTCCTCAAAAATCACCTGAGCAAACACACCGGAGAAAAACTTTTCATCTGCGAGGTTTGCGGTAAAGGCTGCAGTCACCGGAGCGCGCTGAAGCACCACATGCTGACCCACACGGGAGAGAGGTCGTACGTCTGCGAGACCTGCGGCAAACGCTGTGGCCACGCCAGCGCGCTTCAGAACCACATGCGGATCCACACGGGGAAGAAACCGGGGCAACAGCCGGTCTGCAACGTGTGCGGGAAAAAATTTCGCTGCACGGTCAATCTCAAATATCACATGAGCATCCACACGGGGGAGAAGCCTTATGCCTGCGATCAGTGTGATAAGAAGTTCAGCAACCCCAGCAATCTCAAGCTGCACATGAGGATTCACTCCGGAGAGAAGATGTACGGCTGcaacatctgcagcaggaggTTCACTCAGTCCAGCAGCCTGAAGCTGCACAGGCGGATCCACACTGGAGAAAAGCCGTATTGCTGCTCGGTCTGCGGGAAAGGATTCATACACAGCAGCGACTTCAAGAAACATCAGAGGGGTCACCTGCCAGAGGAACCAGGAGATGGACAGTCTgaaaaaactgcagtgaaaactTAA
- the LOC130186584 gene encoding zinc finger protein 260-like isoform X2: MFSAETFQSHICAIMKALVEAGVTELSGLLEQHWANVMAAARYRSAPAAETVVKSEEEEEGEVTPPEQRQQLNTAITNQFALLMEALTKAAVEKILMILKVSMCEAQGGPAAEQRPGLNNKTQQTSKKPTGGRGARPKKQSETKICRQKRKKTEGGLQPAIRKEIYHMYYRADVATHRESNSGSLSKREALLTEPTSELAPGPSPVPAPEPSPVPAPGLAPVPAPEPSPVPAPEPASDVSEDDVIQEDRDTSTTASKIKKKKTTAPFKCPSCDKTFALKCLMDRHYLTHSKPHLCSECGKRFAGLRGLIAHSRRHTGEKLYKCSDCGTEFAYKSTFERHMRQHSLKRPNTHTCTLCENQFAGVLAFQRHRCCALKKTFVCSVCPETFECRKSLADHENLHSGDRDFVCESCGESFFSSSSLAIHRVTHIQKENCCEVLGLGCSDMSVLKNHLSKHTGEKLFICEVCGKGCSHRSALKHHMLTHTGERSYVCETCGKRCGHASALQNHMRIHTGKKPGQQPVCNVCGKKFRCTVNLKYHMSIHTGEKPYACDQCDKKFSNPSNLKLHMRIHSGEKMYGCNICSRRFTQSSSLKLHRRIHTGEKPYCCSVCGKGFIHSSDFKKHQRGHLPEEPGDGQSEKTAVKT; the protein is encoded by the exons ATGTTCAGCGCGGAGACGTTTCAGAGCCACATATGTGCTATAATGAAGGCTCTGGTGGAGGCTGGGGTGACGGAGCTCAGCGGACTTCTGGAGCAGCACTGGGCTAACGTCATGGCCGCCGCTCGGTACCGCTCTGCTCCGGCGGCAGAGACGGTGGTAAAGagcgaagaggaggaggagggagaagtgaCTCCACCggagcagagacagcagcttAATACAGCTATAACG AACCAGTTTGCATTGCTCATGGAAGCATTGACCAAAGCAGCAGTAGAGAAAATATTGATGATCTTGAAAGTGTCCATGTGTGAAGCTCAGGGTGGtcctgctgcagagcagagaccCGGACTGAACAACAAGACTCAACAGACAAGCAAGAAGCCGACAGGAGGGCGAGGGGCCAGGCCCAAAAAGC AATCAGAAACCAAAATTTGTCgtcagaagaggaagaaaacagagggaggacTTCAACCAGCGATAAGAAAGGAAATCTACCACATGTATTACCGAG ctgaTGTGGCCACACATAGAGAGAGTAACTCTGGATCCCTGTCTAAACGTGAAGCCTTGTTAACTGAGCCCACGTCAGAGCTGGCCCCTGGGCCGTCCCCTGTGCCGGCCCCTGAGCCGTCCCCTGTGCCGGCCCCTGGGCTGGCCCCTGTGCCGGCCCCTGAGCCGTCCCCTGTGCCGGCCCCTGAGCCGGCCTCTGATGTCAGTGAGGACGATGTCATCCAGGAGGATAGAGACACTTCAACCACCGCATCCAAGATCAAAAAGAAGAAGACCACAGCGCCTTTCAAATGTCCTTCTTGTGACAAAACATTTGCTCTCAAGTGTTTGATGGACCGGCACTACCTGACTCACTCCAAGCCTCACCTCTGCTCCGAGTGTGGCAAACGTTTTGCCGGACTCCGGGGGCTCATCGCACATTCAAGACGCCACACTGGAGAGAAGCTTTACAAATGCTCGGACTGCGGGACAGAGTTTGCTTACAAGAGCACCTTCGAGAGACACATGCGTCAGCACAGCCTGAAGAGACCGAACACCCACACGTGCACGCTGTGTGAGAATCAGTTTGCCGGGGTGCTGGCGTTTCAGAGGCACAGGTGTTGTGCCCTGAAAAAGACATTTGTCTGCTCTGTTTGTCCAGAGACATTTGAGTGCAGAAAGAGTTTGGCAGATCATGAGAATCTACATTCAGGAGACAGAGATTTTGTCTGTGAAAGTTGCGGCGAGAGTTTCTTCTCGTCCTCATCCTTGGCCATTCACCGGGTGACTCACATCCAGAAGGAAAACTGCTGCGAAGTGCTCGGCCTCGGATGCAGCGACATGAGCGTCCTCAAAAATCACCTGAGCAAACACACCGGAGAAAAACTTTTCATCTGCGAGGTTTGCGGTAAAGGCTGCAGTCACCGGAGCGCGCTGAAGCACCACATGCTGACCCACACGGGAGAGAGGTCGTACGTCTGCGAGACCTGCGGCAAACGCTGTGGCCACGCCAGCGCGCTTCAGAACCACATGCGGATCCACACGGGGAAGAAACCGGGGCAACAGCCGGTCTGCAACGTGTGCGGGAAAAAATTTCGCTGCACGGTCAATCTCAAATATCACATGAGCATCCACACGGGGGAGAAGCCTTATGCCTGCGATCAGTGTGATAAGAAGTTCAGCAACCCCAGCAATCTCAAGCTGCACATGAGGATTCACTCCGGAGAGAAGATGTACGGCTGcaacatctgcagcaggaggTTCACTCAGTCCAGCAGCCTGAAGCTGCACAGGCGGATCCACACTGGAGAAAAGCCGTATTGCTGCTCGGTCTGCGGGAAAGGATTCATACACAGCAGCGACTTCAAGAAACATCAGAGGGGTCACCTGCCAGAGGAACCAGGAGATGGACAGTCTgaaaaaactgcagtgaaaactTAA